TTCCCTTATCGTTTTTTATCCCTCTCCAAATTTCCAGCCTGGGTCAATACACGCAAAGTTGATGCCCACTGGAGTGCTGGAGGTACCAGACTCCAGCATCTTGTTCCATCATGTAGACTGGAGCATCCACATTAGAACCTCTAAAGTAATTTGAATTTTTGAGAAGGCACAACTTCTAACTTGGGAGTATTTCTGCCTTATGATTTAACTAAAAAGAACATTTTGACTAGCTCAAACGTGTATCGGGTACGTTTTAGGCAGCGGCTCAAGTATTAGTTTACCTTTGCCATTAAAAGCCCataattcaaatttcaaacagCTGGCTCTGTGAGGCACACCCGTACAATTACATAAGCAAGTGTCCAACAAAGCAACAACCCCAGCATTTCACACTGAACAAAATAGTGTCCAACTCTCCACTAGTACAGACTGTCACATAAATGATGCATTCAAATGAATATCAGAACAGCTATAACACCACCTACAAAGTCCCGTCATACCATAACTAGAATATCGAGAAGCTATAATGTGCAACAGGTAACCAGTAAAGGAAACTAAAGCAATAATGTGTTTGTGTGTTTTTGCTCGAGGAGATACCTTGTAGAATGCATTTCTTTTCAAATAATATCGAAGCAAATGATTGGTCATGCGAATCCGCCATCCAAGGGCAAGTTTAGCGGTAAGGGTCCTGTACAGATACATGTAAAAGTTTCAATCCTACGTTAAATACTCCCACTATAGAAACtttgatgatgacgatgatgatgtagcatgcAATTCACTGATGATAACATTGCATGTTCTTCATTAAAATTTCTTAGCGAGATGTGCATGCAATTAACACCAAACCCTGATACATTGTCAAATAATGCAGCTTCCTAATGTTAAGATAAGACAGAGCATCGAAACAACTAACAATGTGCTGTCCTCATCTATTGCGATGGAAGCTGCTGCTATCTTGCTGCGTGGCTTCCATGCAGGCTATGTCTCTTTGGTGCTTGCAGCCATATCTATAGCTGTTGCCCTATGTGCACTACAGCTGCAGCAACAAGCCCTATGGCGTCCATGTGTAACAATTACCTAGTGATAAATCTTTTAAATGGAGTTAACCAATGATTACCTAAGAGATGGTGCCACAAAAGAATTTGCAGCACTTTGTAGAATACTGACACCAATCAAGCGAATAAAGGCAACTTTATCCTGCTCCAAGACGAACTTCACAGTTGTCCCTGGCAAGATGAGACATATCATATGAGAAATTTACTTGCAGCTTTTCTAACTATGAAAGATATCCAAGGGTGAAAAAGAAGAACCATTCAATGAAGCAATACGATCAGAGATCCATGTACGAGAGAAAACAAGTACAGCAACAGCAAGCAACTGCCCGCCTTGTTTATCAAGTAGTTTAGGAACCTGGGGAGCGAAGGAAATGAGTAGCATAAGAATTTCAGGGTGTATCAACATCGAGAATAAAGTTCCTAGAGCTAGTTCAAGAGGCTTCATCCGATCTATGTGTAGAATCTTCTCCTTTTTTTAATAATTCCTTAGTTTGTAGAGCATTAGTATACTCGAAAGGTTATTAGTTATTACATCACATTAGATGTTTTTGTTCAAACAAAGGAGCAACCAACAAGCAAAGATATCTAAATTCTAAAGTAGGGGCTGAATATGAATTATTGGAGAACACGAATCTAAAGAGGAACTGTGAGGCACCAAGGAGAACAGCATACTAGTATTTtgagcattgcagctactctgAGAGGCAAAGGTCTTGGGTGGCATCGCAAATGTGGAACCCGAGATGTCCGTACTGCATGTTCTATTTCCACCTTAGGGGATGTTGCTATGACCTCTGTAGAGTACGAATGGTCCTTGGACCCCAACGAAGCATTGCTCTGGTGAGGAAACCCATAAAACAGAAACATACGATAAGCTGTGCCTGTTAATGATGATGGAACAGAAATCCAGTAGACAAAAATCATATACCTTTGCCCTGCTCATAAAAGCCCTTTGAACAGTCAGTGCATCAGATTTACGATCAGTTTCTAATGAAGAAAAATCAGACTCTTCAGTGGAAAAGGAAGAGTCCTCCCTGCAAAATTAGTATATTACTAAAACTTTAGTGAATTAATTCAGAGAACATACATTTAACAACTTATTTAAAGGGTTTCAACCTTCTATGCTGAACATTCCAGCCgccttcaccgtccaaggacaAAACAATATCATGAAATGCAACTAAAGCTGGGCGATGAGATATTGTTATGCAGGATGTACCCATAGCTCGAACCTTCTTGCAAAAACGTTCTTCCATATCAGTCGTTACGGCACTAGTGCACTCATCAAGGATGGCAAACTTTGGCTTATGGTAGAATAACCTGGCCATTCCCAATCTTTGTTGCTCACCAAGGGACAGCTCATCACCCCAGTTAATTTCCTTATCAAGAGGGTAGCGTTCTAGCAAGTATTCCAGGTCAACCTGTGAAACAGGCATGGTTAGAAATCCAGCAGGTTCATGTGCTAAGTTGCACCTCAAGCCTCAAGAAGCCACAATACCAATGCAAATATCCAACTTAGAAAGCATTACATTCTTTAGAAGGTCCACCATGCCATCATAGGTAAGACGTTCAATCTCCTGATCTTCTGTAAGAGGATAGATTAGTTGTTCACGTAGTGTTCCAACAGCCGTGTAAGGTCTTTGCGGGACATAAAAGATCTCCTTATTCAGATCTGAACCAACACCAGGTTTAACAATGTGGCCAGATACCAGTGGCCATAGACCCCCAAGGACCCGGAAAAGGGAGCTTTTTCCGCTACCATTGGGACCTGGAAGAAGAATAAATCCGTAAAATTGTGAATATATTGAGACATAGGCTTATGAAAACAGATGTTTTGTGCAAAGATACATACACTGAGAGTTTGAGATCATAATGAGACATACAAAAAGGAATCTAAAATCATCCAAGAATACATGCAGAACATTTCAACACTATCCTTCAAGCGGGTGTCAAGACTGTACAGACTTCCTTATCACACAATCAAATAGCTGTTGATTTACAAATGGTCTACAGCGTATAAAATAGAAATGCACATCAAGCTAAGGAAACATAGTAACATACATTTGCATATCAGCCCATATATGTTGGGGACTACACTTCAAATCAATTTAATTTTCATCGCAGAAAGCAGTGTGCCAGTCACGTCATAAGTCTAAATTCACAATAGCAAATGTTTGGTAGAAGAAGATTACCAGTGATCAAAAGATTCGAACCAGTTTCTACCCGGAGAGTCAAATCGTTAACCAAGATATTACCTGCAGGCGTGACTACCTGCAATCACTTCAAATCAGAAACTTGAAAATAAAGCACATAAAAAATGAATATGATACTCCAACCAGCATGTTATTATTACCTTAACATCAGAAAATTCTATATGGTTTGCTTCACTGATATAATTTCCAGAAGAAGAATTGTGATTCAATGATTTATCACGAATACCAGACAACTCACGTGAAACATCCAATAACTCACGAATCCGGTCTGCATAGCCACTGTGAAATTACATTGAAAGTCCATAGGCATCACAATCATGATGGTGCAAAGTTTCAAACTCAAAAGCAGCAGATGAGCAGAAAACGCATCTGGAACACAAAAGGGGCAAGGAAGGACCCCACCAAAGTTTTCCAAACAGAAATCAAAGTCACTGTGTTTTGCAAGTAAGCTGACATTGTCCAGCTGTATTCTGCATAAAGTATGGTCTATCGAAATAATCATAAAGTTACTGTGTGTGTTTTTTTATGGACACCAGTTCAAAACTTTAATGGCTCTGCCAATTTTCATGATCTCATATACTAGAATATAGAAAGGTCACCTAACACAAAATGCAACAGGTCAAATCAATAGAGAATAACGTCATAAGCTGCACAAATTGAAAAGTACTTCTGAATTAAATATTATCTAAATCACAAGTTGGCAGCATATCATGAACAGGATGTAACAATTTCCAGTTACGCTCTGTCCAAGCACTACACAAAATGACATAGTGTCTTTGGCTTGGAAAAATATTAAACCACTAAACAACAAAAAGCAAAAGTGAGAATCTTCCCTCTTCACAAAATATGTGGATCATAGCACTAAAACAGTTtcatgaaaaaaagaagaagttaTTTTCAGTCTGCATGTCAGAAATGGAACAGGAAGTATCACTATTGTCAAATTGCAAGGGcataaaaaaaaagtagatttaATTAGATAGAATGCACCACTGTTCAGTAACTTTTGGAGCAAAGGTTCACCTTCCATGATTCAGACCTATGGGGTAATGATGTAATGTTAACAATTCGTAAAATAGATGGAAAACTGTACCTAAGGATATTTAAACGTCTTGAACTGATAGAAAGAATCCCAAGGGACTGAAACAATGATATGATCACACTTGTGTGATATCGAAGATTGCTCAACATTTCAGCCCTTCCAAGGGTTGATGAATCAGGTCTAAGGTTGCCAGAGAAGAATGGTTCAATGATAAGGACAACTGCCACAGTGGCACCAAAATACTTCAGAAAGAAATCTTGAATCATGCCGAACCACCAGTTTTCATGACGCACAAGATTCAGATGCCCAACAAGAGCATCAAACCTCTGCATAATATGAGATGCTTCTCTGTTCTCACCACCATAAAATGCCACACTCTCAGCATGTGTTCTTAATCGTGAATGCAGTTGACGATAGTCTCCTTCTAGTTGTTGTTCCGTGGATTTCAGTTTTCCAAAAGCAGGAGAAAATTTCCTTATTGCCCCACCAGCAACTAGTACATATGCCTGAAAGCATTTAAATATTATAATATTACCAAGTAATGAGTGGGGGAAGAAACTGGCTGTCATTACAAAATACTAATAGCTTTCATAGAGGTTATTATAGGCTATCACATCCTATATAAGTAAATAAAGCATCACTACCAAGATTTTGTATCAAGAATTTACCATAATCCAGAACACGTATTTTGGACTAGCATACGAACAGAGACGCCAGGTGTATATTAGCCCTTCTGCAACCGCAGCCAGATCATCCTGTACAAGCTCACTTAGTTCAGAAGAGAACTTTGGGATATCACTAGCAATCCTTTGCTCCGGATTTGATACTCGATGATCCACATGTGACATTTTGTAGTAAACCATATTCTGGACATAAAGCAAAAAAGAGTGCGAAAATGTCTTGTCAAAATTGTATTTCAAAAGGAGAAGTATTAAATTAATGAAAAAATAGCTGCTAGCATGTGTACTAAAAGCGCAAGCATGAATAAAAGCAACTGCATTCTCCTAATAAGACATGAAGGAAAACAGGAAAAAATAGCTTCTAAAACCAAAATCAAATATAATCTTAACAACCTTACTGAAAAAGTAATTAATGCTAGCATAAATTAAAAACTGGCAGGCAAATTCAACTAGCATAAAGAAAATGGGAGCACTAGAAAGGGTAAGATAAAAAAATTACTGGTAAACAgcactagaaaaaaaaatagtaagcACATTTCTTCATGCACCAACCCAATACTATAATTGACTATCACAGAAACGATATTCATCTCTAAATTGTAGGAGAATAGCACATGATGAAACATAGTTCCCCATTTTatggaatttcttttttttctatgacATAACAGCTACAGTGTTTTATCGTAT
This sequence is a window from Setaria italica strain Yugu1 chromosome III, Setaria_italica_v2.0, whole genome shotgun sequence. Protein-coding genes within it:
- the LOC101753765 gene encoding ABC transporter D family member 1; translated protein: MPSLQLLQLTDRGRGLLASRRRTLAVVSGALIAGGALAYARSSQSQRSRRSEANYGSEASELATNGDGLSQNCRLAATKQKKSGLKSLHFLTAILLKKIGPNGTRYLLGLVLTAVLRTAVGHRLAKVQGFLFKAAFLRRVPTFTRLIIENLILCFLQSTLYQTSKYLTGSLSLRFKKILTDIAHADYFENMVYYKMSHVDHRVSNPEQRIASDIPKFSSELSELVQDDLAAVAEGLIYTWRLCSYASPKYVFWIMAYVLVAGGAIRKFSPAFGKLKSTEQQLEGDYRQLHSRLRTHAESVAFYGGENREASHIMQRFDALVGHLNLVRHENWWFGMIQDFFLKYFGATVAVVLIIEPFFSGNLRPDSSTLGRAEMLSNLRYHTSVIISLFQSLGILSISSRRLNILSGYADRIRELLDVSRELSGIRDKSLNHNSSSGNYISEANHIEFSDVKVVTPAGNILVNDLTLRVETGSNLLITGPNGSGKSSLFRVLGGLWPLVSGHIVKPGVGSDLNKEIFYVPQRPYTAVGTLREQLIYPLTEDQEIERLTYDGMVDLLKNVDLEYLLERYPLDKEINWGDELSLGEQQRLGMARLFYHKPKFAILDECTSAVTTDMEERFCKKVRAMGTSCITISHRPALVAFHDIVLSLDGEGGWNVQHRREDSSFSTEESDFSSLETDRKSDALTVQRAFMSRAKSNASLGSKDHSYSTEVIATSPKVEIEHAVRTSRVPHLRCHPRPLPLRVAAMLKILVPKLLDKQGGQLLAVAVLVFSRTWISDRIASLNGTTVKFVLEQDKVAFIRLIGVSILQSAANSFVAPSLRTLTAKLALGWRIRMTNHLLRYYLKRNAFYKVFNMSGKSIDADQRLTLDVDKLTTDLAGLVTGMVKPVVDILWFTWRMKLLSGRRGVAILYAYMLLGLGFLRAVSPDFGRLSGQEQELEGTFRFMHSRLRTHAESIAFFGGGSREKAMVDAKFVKLLNHSKILLRKQWLYGIVDDFVTKQLPHNVTWGLSLLYALEHKGDRALTSTQGELAHALRFLASVVSQSFIAFGDILELHKKFLELSGGINRIFELEEIICAAQRNTVVSSNAISASSEDIISFHEVDIVTPSQKLLASKLSCNVVQGKSLLLTGPNGSGKSSIFRVLRDLWPTFSGRVIKPSEGMFHVPQRPYTSLGTLRDQIIYPLSREEAEMKVLSLHQAGNRSSASILLDDHLKTILENVRLVYLLEREGWDSTPNWEDVLSLGEQQRLGMARLFFHHPKYGILDECTNATSVDVEEHLYRLATNMGITVITSSQRPALIPFHALELKLIDGEGNWELCSIRQ